In a genomic window of Pseudoliparis swirei isolate HS2019 ecotype Mariana Trench chromosome 20, NWPU_hadal_v1, whole genome shotgun sequence:
- the zgc:162730 gene encoding mRNA decay activator protein ZFP36, protein MSEMLDNIFTKNFLNLALEEAFLPKPSQLKGPGRSRLNRSASFFSPLSPPSHSLSAEHVDDDDADGNNGPFWSSNIWSQGPVSKPKPLAFRPDRSMSLTESGGGGGLLLSSAFPAAASSAAVAPPPGFPASSALPPQVQPPVAPNRYKTELCRGFQETGSCKYGTKCQFAHGEEELRGLFRHPKYKTEPCRTFYNFGYCPYGSRCHFIHEDKSGGSPLSTAKFRDQQQAPGAGGQNPRHPLRQSVSFGGFLGSSRSSPPPSFLSSINDPNLGFSRAHSVSPPPAALLSPVFGGGGGGSLQKAAAAAATAFHFGNRQTRASAGDIHSIPLLMEPQKASHCVCGHGNNFNGRAAGADGDGGGGGAVVAFPGAGGHRGFAKPAGLQRFSSEDSLEDSYSSSSGGSSGTESPTFDAATKRLTVFERLSLSD, encoded by the exons ATGTCCGAAATGCTCGACAACATCTTCACCAAG AACTTCCTGAACCTTGCCCTGGAAGAAGCCTTCCTCCCGAAACCGTCTCAGCTCAAAGGCCCGGGGCGGAGTCGGCTGAACCGGTCggcctccttcttctcccccctGTCGCCCCCGAGCCACAGCCTGAGCGCCGAGCACGTCGACGACGACGACGCCGACGGCAACAACGGCCCCTTCTGGTCGTCCAACATCTGGAGCCAGGGCCCCGTCTCCAAGCCCAAGCCGCTCGCCTTCCGGCCCGACCGCTCCATGAGCCTCACCGagtccggcggcggcggcggcttgtTGCTGTCCTCCGCGTttcccgccgccgcctcctccgccgccgtGGCGCCGCCGCCCGGCTTCCCCGCCTCGTCCGCCCTGCCGCCCCAGGTCCAGCCGCCGGTGGCCCCCAACCGCTACAAGACGGAGCTGTGCCGCGGCTTCCAGGAGACCGGCAGCTGCAAGTACGGCACCAAGTGCCAGTTCGCCCACGGCGAGGAGGAGCTCCGCGGCTTGTTCCGCCACCCCAAGTACAAGACGGAGCCGTGCAGAACCTTCTACAACTTCGGCTACTGCCCCTACGGCTCGCGCTGCCACTTCATCCACGAGGACAAGAGCGGCGGGAGTCCGCTGTCCACCGCCAAGTTCCGGGACCAGCAGCAGGCGCCGGGCGCCGGCGGCCAGAACCCGCGCCACCCGCTGCGCCAGAGCGTCAGCTTCGGCGGGTTCCTGGGCTCCTCGCGgtcctcgccgccgccgtcgtTCCTCTCGTCCATCAACGACCCCAACCTGGGCTTCAGCCGCGCCCACTCCGTGtccccgccgcccgccgccctcctctccccggtgttcggcggcggcggcggcggctccctgcagaaggcggcggcggcggcggcgacggcgTTCCACTTTGGCAACCGCCAGACCCGAGCCAGCGCCGGAGACATCCACAGCATCCCCCTCCTGATGGAGCCGCAGAAGGCCTCGCACTGCGTGTGCGGCCACGGGAATAACTTTAACGGCAGAGCCGCCGGCGCGGACggtgacggcggcggcggcggcgccgtcgTGGCGTTCCCCGGCGCCGGAGGCCACAGGGGGTTCGCCAAGCCCGCCGGACTCCAGCGGTTCTCCTCCGAGGACTCCCTGGAGGACagctacagcagcagcagcggcggctcCAGCGGAACCGAGTCGCCGACGTTCGACGCCGCCACCAAGAGGCTCACGGTGTTCGAGCGCCTGTCCCTGTCCGACTAA